TCGACGGTCAGCTCGTCGGTCCTTCCGCAATCGCTTTCGTCACCGGTGACCCGGTCGAGGCGGCCAAGAAGTTGCGCGACTTCGCCAAGGCGAACCCGCTCCTCGTGATCAAGGGTGGCGTGCTTGACGGCAAGCCGCTCTCGGCCGAGGAGATCACCAAGCTCGCGAGCTTGGAGTCCCGCGAGGTGCTTCTGGCCAAGCTGGCCGGCGCGATGAACGCGTCGCTCAGCCAGGCTGTGTACCTCTTTGCTGCCCCGCTGTCGCAGACCGCCCGTGTGGTGGACGCGCTGCGTGCCAAGGTCGAGACCGAGGGCCCCGCGTCCCCGGCTGCCGACGAGGCACCGGCTGCTGCAGACGAGGCCGGCACCACTGACGTCGCCGAGGGTGGCGACGAGAACTGAGCACCCGCTCGGTTCGCACTTTTCACACACAGCCACTCACGGCATTAACGAAAGGAAGCCATCATGGCGAAGCTCAGCACTGACGAGCTCCTTGAGGCCTTCAAGGAAATGACCCTCATCGAGCTCTCGGAGTTCGTGAAGCAGTTCGAGGACACCTTCAACGTCACCGCTGCGGCCCCGGTCGCGGTTGCTGGCGCTGCCCCGGCAGCAGGCGGCGGCGACGCCGGCGCTGCTGAGGAGCAGTCGGAGTTCGACGTCGTTCTGGTCGCTGCCGGCGACAAGAAGATCGGCGTCATCAAGGAGGTCCGCGCGCTGACCTCCCTCGGTCTGAAGGAAGCCAAGGACCTCGTCGACGGCGCTCCCAAGCCCGTCCTGGAGAAGGTCGACAAGGCTGCCGCCGACAAGGCCAAGGAGCAGCTCGAGGGCGCCGGCGCCACCGTCGAGCTCAAGTGAGCCTCGCTGCCTAGGCAGCAACTCTCGCGAAGCGGGTCGGACCGAAAGGTCCGGCCCGCTTTGTCGTTGGACGGTGATCAACGGTGCTCGAGTAGGTGCGGATCACGGTGGTCGAGTAGGTGCGGATCACGGTGGTCGAGTAGGTGCGGATCACGGTGGTCGAGTAGGTGCCGATCACGGTGGTCGAGTAGGTG
This is a stretch of genomic DNA from Yimella lutea. It encodes these proteins:
- the rplJ gene encoding 50S ribosomal protein L10, which produces MAKSDKNAAIAELTDKFRESGAAVLTEYRGLTVAQLTQLRTDLREHATYAVVKNTLTERAASEAGVTAFDGQLVGPSAIAFVTGDPVEAAKKLRDFAKANPLLVIKGGVLDGKPLSAEEITKLASLESREVLLAKLAGAMNASLSQAVYLFAAPLSQTARVVDALRAKVETEGPASPAADEAPAAADEAGTTDVAEGGDEN
- the rplL gene encoding 50S ribosomal protein L7/L12, whose protein sequence is MAKLSTDELLEAFKEMTLIELSEFVKQFEDTFNVTAAAPVAVAGAAPAAGGGDAGAAEEQSEFDVVLVAAGDKKIGVIKEVRALTSLGLKEAKDLVDGAPKPVLEKVDKAAADKAKEQLEGAGATVELK